A DNA window from Brassica napus cultivar Da-Ae chromosome A4, Da-Ae, whole genome shotgun sequence contains the following coding sequences:
- the LOC125608159 gene encoding uncharacterized protein LOC125608159 has product MSRHYSRQEKEKWVEEPRPPPKRPPVRIPESNNESLIAANRLTIIGRVTNPQVQRPRAVVDFLPQVWHLEGRVHGRDLGADKFQFKFETEEELATVLRNGPYHYKKWMLLIQRWEPVVSDQFPSTISFWVNIIGIPLHFWNDKTVDTIGDALGNCPVRDIEGARLRMDANGLLPLEMTLDIELPSGDVTEVELEYLKLEKHCFQCYSLLHEKDDCPLLARGAQRMLPRNMGINQRNALMRIEADKRRHDERRGYLRIADTRRSVDSDQHRRAPSAYEGRRTELDRARSRVSHSHGGSRGYHSDRRTREYSDRRAHEHIDQPRDRSEYVYRPREITSAGRKDTDVSGSLGRNLGTRLSGLENAANQLAPSGSQASHTPPRPVEQPQDTVANSGNSKERRSALERISEPRPPALARLGVTSSNDSVRLQDVEIQFLGDEDQEILTRRLSRTSTGFEMIHIAQNVPALTGGVPTVQSEESPEDLAPNRIHPSLRLGARVASPGGGKRKAPASSTAAKATGKRKVTNQPAPKRIPRSPCHGVSLRKVNVARSLNPPRKKLCLDKAQAGPSKTTMKTRSSNTVQIPTNRRKEGDFQSPLPPLP; this is encoded by the coding sequence ATGTCTCGCCATTACTCAcgacaagaaaaggaaaagtgGGTGGAGGAGCCTAGGCCACCCCCAAAAAGACCTCCGGTTCGCATACCGGAGAGCAATAATGAGAGTCTTATAGCTGCTAATCGCCTCACCATTATCGGAAGGGTTACGAACCCTCAAGTCCAACGACCACGTGCTGTGGTGGACTTCTTACCCCAAGTCTGGCACCTTGAAGGAAGGGTGCACGGTCGAGATCTGGGAGCTGACAAATTTCAGTTCAAGTTCGAAACTGAAGAAGAACTGGCCACTGTCCTTCGCAACGGAccatatcactacaagaaatggATGCTCCTCATTCAGAGATGGGAGCCGGTGGTCTCAGACCAGTTCCCTTCGACTATAAGCTTTTGGGTCAATATAATTGGCATTCCACTCCATTTCTGGAACGATAAGACTGTGGATACAATTGGAGACGCCTTGGGAAACTGTCCAGTGCGTGATATCGAGGGAGCTAGGCTCAGGATGGATGCTAATGGTCTGCTCCCACTGGAAATGACCTTGGATATCGAACTACCCTCAGGGGATGTTACCGAAGTTGAGCTGGAATATCTGAAGCTGGAGAAGCATTGCTTTCAATGCTATTCTCTACTCCATGAAAAAGATGATTGCCCTTTATTGGCAAGAGGGGCACAACGTATGCTACCTCGGAATATGGGCATCAACCAACGTAATGCCTTGATGAGGATTGAGGCTGATAAAAGACGCCACGATGAGAGGCGTGGGTACTTGAGGATCGCGGACACTCGTAGGTCTGTCGATTCAGATCAACATCGTAGAGCTCCTTCCGCCTACGAAGGACGCAGAACAGAGCTTGACAGAGCTCGATCTAGGGTCTCTCACTCCCATGGGGGATCAAGAGGATATCACTCAGATCGCAGAACCCGTGAATACTCAGATCGCAGAGCTCACGAACACATAGACCAGCCTAGAGATCGCTCGGAGTATGTTTACAGACCCCGAGAGATAACTTCTGCAGGACGTAAAGATACCGACGTGTCTGGATCATTGGGAAGGAACCTGGGCACTAGACTTTCGGGATTGGAGAACGCTGCCAACCAATTAGCACCTAGCGGGTCTCAAGCATCCCATACCCCGCCACGACCTGTGGAGCAACCTCAAGACACTGTCGCAAACAGTGGCAACTCTAAGGAAAGGCGATCAGCCCTTGAACGTATCTCGGAGCCCAGGCCTCCTGCGTTAGCTCGACTTGGTGTTACCTCAAGTAATGATTCAGTACGACTTCAAGATGTCGAAATACAGTTTCTAGGGGATGAAGATCAGGAGATCTTAACCCGCCGCCTCTCCCGAACTTCTACTGGATTTGAAATGATCCATATTGCTCAGAATGTCCCTGCGTTAACGGGCGGAGTACCTACTGTTCAGAGCGAGGAAAGCCCTGAAGATTTAGCTCCTAACAGAATCCACCCTTCTCTACGGCTTGGAGCTCGAGTGGCCTCCCCTGGTGGGGGAAAAAGAAAGGCTCCAGCGAGTTCGACCGCAGCAAAAGCAACAGGAAAACGAAAAGTTACCAACCAACCAGCGCCAAAGAGGATTCCACGTAGCCCTTGTCATGGGGTTAGCCTGAGAAAAGTAAATGTGGCTCGTTCTTTAAACCCACCACGCAAGAAACTATGTCTGGATAAGGCGCAGGCGGGACCTAGCAAGACTACTATGAAGACAAGAAGTTCCAATACGGTGCAGATACCGACAAATAGGAGAAAGGAGGGGGATTTTCAATCCCCTCTTCCTCCGCTTCCTTAG
- the LOC125607907 gene encoding leucine-rich repeat extensin-like protein 3: MSSLLFLISIALTITFNNHTSKAANPAVSFKDTVPCRKNNLFSVSDSYGDLECRFRQVKPSFKQKTRGRYRRESHVLCLGIKRCSRNGKNQIFLAVKKHPERKSSRNLKQIRKESQVHFQHKKQQSSTYKKQNIGDKKLFFPPPWFLPPNPFAPPPSIFPPNPFQPPPPSIFPPLPFQPPPAPPPSIFPPLFPQPPPAPPPSIFPPIFPQPHEPSPPPSFFPPNPFQPRPPQPPPTPPPSFFPPIFPPPPAAPPPSPPSFFPPNPFPPLPPIFPGLNQPPPPPPPPPPPPPSIFPFPPFPFLPPPRNPGPPPALSSSANKQPT; the protein is encoded by the exons atgtcttctcttctcttcctcatcTCCATTGCCTTAACCATAACATTCAATAACCATACTTCAAAGGCAGCAAATCCAGCCGTAAGCTTCAAAGACACTGTCCCTTGCAGGAAAAATAACCTCTTCTCAGTCTCAG ATTCCTATGGGGATCTTGAATGCAGATTCAGACAAGTGAAACCTAGTTTCAAACAGAAGACAAGAGGTCGTTATCGCAGAGAATCCCATGTTTTATGTCTTGGAATCAAAAGGTGTTCAAGAAACGGGAAGAATCAGATATTCTTGGCTGTAAAGAAGCATCCAGAAAGGAAGTCTAGTCGGAATCTGAAACAGATTAGAAAAGAAAGTCAGGTTCACTTCCAACACAAGAAGCAACaatcatcaacatacaaaaAGCAAAATATAGGAGACAAGAAGTTATTTTTCCCACCTCCATGGTTTCTTCCTCCAAACCCATTTGCGCCCCCACCTTCGATTTTTCCACCAAACCCATTTCAGCCACCGCCTCCTTCGATATTCCCTCCACTCCCATTTCAACCTCCTCCTGCTCCACCTCCATCAATTTTCCCTCCATTATTTCCTCAGCCGCCTCCTGCTCCTCCTCCGTCTATATTCCCTCCAATATTTCCTCAGCCTCATGAGCCTTCTCCTCCTCCATCTTTCTTCCCTCCCAACCCATTTCAGCCTCGTCCTCCTCAGCCTCCTCCCACTCCTCCTCCATCGTTCTTCCCTCCAATATTTCCTCCGCCTCCTGCTGCTCCACCGCCCTCTCCTCCATCCTTTTTCCCTCCAAACCCATTTCCTCCGCTGCCACCGATATTTCCAGGTCTAAatcaaccaccaccaccacctcctcctcctcctccaccacctccgTCAATATTTCCATTTCCTCCATTCCCTTTCCTTCCACCACCACGCAACCCTGGCCCTCCTCCTGCTTTATCTTCTTCAGCAAACAAACAACCTACTTAA